A window from Calliopsis andreniformis isolate RMS-2024a chromosome 5, iyCalAndr_principal, whole genome shotgun sequence encodes these proteins:
- the LOC143179806 gene encoding uncharacterized protein LOC143179806, giving the protein MATTPLGGRLPNVNRKGPSPFVGGGGNNVNYGNGNGGGSSSNSNSSSSSNNSGSNNGSGYNNNNNHSNKNNNHNNNSVSHRNNNNDSVSNNDKHAEKAVAIDRGSNSNNNRSQNHGHGHGHGHGQGQGQGQGQGQGQGQSHGHGHGHVHGQNHSQNYNNNSVTSSSGSSNSNSSSNRIGSGSNNGSGKHNGGHLGNTGGGGGGSGQTSKRQERGLTGREQREHRHHHHHHHHHHHHHHHHHHHQGRDRSSSSSSSSSSGQQRDCKASTVAANTDELDPAATNATNNFEYDDNEWDIGIGDLIIDLDADIEKTRDEKLSSGTGMASTPASATSASNNTNHHHHHHHQLQNSTNGLTSSNLSGSVALASSNGCGQSSNSSLSSSSSTSSSSSSSSSSSSSSSSTSSSSSSSSSSSSSISSSSSSLSSTAASTPSSCGLNSSGGRSNSPGNGNGSVAGSAGSAGNAGSNATGNANGSSTIITGASNKQSNAVVSGVNAAHVNSGNPSKMAVEHSATVDKGLKMKIKRTKPGTKSSEAKHEIVKSNEMNGSVSSQESVGVVSGSVSSSGSSSASGGSSSSSVGSAIGQNAQNSECTAGTGAGSAGAGGVGGGGGGGGVGSGSGGGGIGGGGGGGGGGGGGGGSGGPGACGTGGNGGVGGTGPGGGGGGGGGGGVGPGSGSSGASGQSSSSSSSNKSKPSHSAGSGGGAGSATSSTAGSKRGSSGHRRDKTRDKHEKPQSNHATSQQNKPEMNGTARPNSGVAGPGVGVGVGVGVGVGVGVGVGVGVGIGVGGGGNSGQSQPSSGPGPGPGPGPGPGLGAGAVAAGVAGVAAQSQGPPAAATAPQQNQGPPPSSRTGFSVSQGPGPPANSVAAPCPPPSPASATAAGPAAKPEQTKLAAVPGTGPPITTTPDDAMDIATSPPPPKKLKTSASEPKDMSDVCVGTSVGTITEPECLGPCEPGTSVTLEGIVWHETEGGVLVVNVTWRGKTYVGTLLDCTRHDWAPPRFCDSPTSDLDARTPKGRGKRGRAAANSTPGNDLSNFTETRSSVHSKLRNGGAKGRRGAQGSPAASPSPAAFVPPRPDPAAKRKSRGPEEEDKNKRRAPPPTPPSGSPPASPVLLECPEPNCNKKYKHINGLKYHQSHAHGSADDDDTKEGITSMSENDESNIEAPSPATPVKSPADKPEGTPLRSASPPTTSLPPETPPPPPRVPSPSTESPAAVLASDKSIVKPGVLRFGQDDLPAPSSTIPTSVRQQAVQQQQQQQQQQQQQQQHQQQQQQQQQQQQQQQSQQQQNQSLLGSCSNSPQSPRPSQSPRPVPSPHPSVNIPQPLNIPQPPQPSQISQHQQQNSLLQQSQQSLQSGQSSAPQQLVSNQQSQQLQPAVQQQQQQLPATHQLSVQHSLSAQLGQQPTQAHMVQQAGLQQQQQPQAAGLQGIASQHPGLQGLTSQVSQQATGLQTAPPPQAGHPGQTVQSHLQPYQSVSLHAKMPQFKVKPTAALMPEQDKNKDPRTAKPQGYKKKSRKSPGGSPHPSPLEAPIVDSTREDVQSPAYSDISDDAAPVLEAEPTDKSKQSQEKDGKATAATHLPAHFSMYPYYGQPPYLVPSVQDSKSVDPKPNDLAPKQEIKPLNIPQMPTIASLQSVVAEKEKKELGQSVQQPQQQPHYYGSYGGYMPPGYPYQPPQPVSQQQQQQQQQQQQQQTQQQQQQQQQQQQQQQQQQQQQQQQAQEQDMHEQKAKIKQEPQSQQSSLKDKQHENHQILKESIEMKSQMSPYHVYHSSQSQRTVPPPPPPGPMQDDRRYYLYPGENQRRKEETSKQSQQAKVPPPSPKHQPKQEKGQDLGKNEDSKSKQEGVKPTMETQGPPPPTSQYAYIHPSYMQPQHYGALPFDPGHPVYRGLSPMLVPGPYTGNPYLHQLPRYHAPEDLSRPPGGKALDLLQHHANQYYSAHKIHELQERALKSPTPKTSAASASPSSAGPTPSRPPSGPPSSVAGPGPPQPQGQQPTTKQQSQSGGQQPQQQPSVDAGTGSLPKDNRSPPPQRHVHTHHHTHVGLGYPLLTGQYPAPYGAAMLASQQAAAVAASVISPFPPK; this is encoded by the exons ATGGCGACCACGCCACTAGGCGGTCGCCTCCCTAACGTAAACCGCAAAGGACCATCTCCGTTCGTCGGTGGTGGTGGCAACAACGTTAATTACGGCAACGGTAACGGCGgcggcagcagcagcaacagcaacagcagcagcagcagcaacaacagcggTAGCAACAACGGCAGCGGTtataacaacaacaacaatcatagcaacaaaaataacaatcataacaacaacAGCGTTAGTCATCGTAACAACAACAACGATAGTGTCAGCAACAACGACAAACACGCAGAGAAAGCCGTTGCGATTGATCGAGGCAGTAACAGTAACAATAACCGCAGCCAGAATCACGGTCACGGTCACGGTCACGGTCACGGTCAGGGTCAGGGTCAGGGTCAGGGTCAGGGACAGGGACAGGGTCAGAGTCACGGTCACGGTCACGGTCACGTTCACGGTCAAAATCATAGTCAAAACTACAATAACAACAGCGTTACTAGTAGTAGTGGTAgtagcaacagcaacagcagcagcaacaggatTGGCAGCGGGAGCAACAACGGAAGTGGCAAACACAACGGAGGACATCTCGGTAATACTGGTGGTGGGGGAGGAGGAAGCGGTCAAACGTCGAAAAGACAGGAACGTGGGCTAACAGGAAGAGAGCAGAGAGAGCATAGgcatcatcatcatcaccatcatcatcatcaccatCATCACCACCATCATCATCACCATCAAGGTCGAGACAGatcctcgtcgtcgtcgtcgtcgtcgtcatcgGGGCAACAAAGGGATTGTAAAGCAAGCACGGTGGCTGCGAACACCGATGAGCTGGACCCGGCCGCGACGAATGCGACCAACAACTTTGAATACGACGATAACGAATGGGACATCGGAATAGGGGATTTGATAATCGACCTTGATGCGGACATTGAGAAGACGAGGGACGAGAAATTGAGCTCAGGGACAGGCATGGCTTCTACGCCTGCCTCGGCTACATCggcatcgaataatacgaatcatcatcatcatcatcatcatcagctTCAAAATTCTACGAACGGTCTAACCTCGTCGAACTTGTCTGGGTCGGTAGCGTTAGCGAGCTCAAACGGTTGCGGACAATCATCGAACTCGTCTTTGTCCTCCTCCTCGTCGACATCGTCGTCCTCATCGTCttcttcgtcgtcgtcgtcctcgTCGTCGTCCACGTCGtcgtcctcctcctcctcctcttcttcttcgtcgTCCATATCGTCTTCGTCGTCGTCGTTATCGTCCACTGCGGCGTCGACGCCGTCTTCCTGCGGTTTAAATTCGTCCGGCGGACGATCGAATAGTCCCGGTAACGGGAACGGAAGCGTCGCAGGTAGCGCCGGTAGCGCCGGTAACGCCGGTAGCAACGCTACCGGAAACGCGAACGGTTCCTCGACGATCATTACGGGAGCGAGTAACAAACAGAGCAACGCTGTAGTGAGTGGCGTTAACGCCGCACACGTGAATTCTGGTAATCCCAGCAAAATGGCCGTTGAACATTCGGCAACCGTCGACAAGGGCCTTAAAATGAAGATCAAACGCACGAAACCGGGCACGAAGAGCAGCGAGGCCAAACACGAGATCGTGAAGTCGAACGAGATGAACGGATCGGTGTCGTCGCAAGAGAGCGTCGGTGTCGTGAGCGGTTCCGTGTCCTCGAGCGGCTCCTCCTCGGCCTCGGGAGGGTCGAGTTCCTCGTCCGTCGGTTCGGCGATCGGTCAGAACGCCCAGAACTCTGAATGCACCGCGGGGACCGGTGCGGGTAGTGCCGGTGCTGGTGGTgtcggtggtggtggtggtggtggtggtgtcgGCAGTGGCAGTGGCGGCGGTGGTATcggtggcggcggcggcggcggcggcggcggcggtggtGGCGGCGGTAGCGGCGGTCCCGGTGCTTGTGGTACCGGTGGGAACGGTGGAGTCGGCGGTACCGGacccggcggcggcggcggcggcggcggcggcggcggcgttgGACCCGGTAGTGGCAGCAGTGGTGCCAgtggtcagtcatcgtcctcctcCTCGTCGAACAAATCGAAGCCGAGCCATTCGGCGGGTTCTGGCGGCGGGGCCGGCAGCGCGACCTCCTCGACCGCCGGCTCGAAGCGGGGCTCCAGCGGACATCGGCGGGACAAGACGCGGGACAAGCACGAGAAGCCACAGAGCAACCACGCGACGTCGCAGCAGAACAAGCCGGAGATGAACGGCACCGCAAGGCCTAACAGCGGTGTCGCTGGACCTggagtcggcgtcggcgtcggagtcGGAGTCGGAGTCGGGGTCGGGGTTGGCGTCGGTGTCGGAGTTGGGATCGGAGTCGGTGGTGGAGGCAACAGCGGTCAGAGTCAACCGTCGAGCGGGCCAGGCCCAGGGCCTGGGCCTGGGCCAGGGCCGGGGCTGGGTGCAGGGGCCGTCGCGGCGGGAGTGGCGGGAGTGGCCGCGCAATCTCAGGGACCGCCAGCGGCGGCGACCGCTCCCCAGCAAAATCAAGGACCGCCGCCAAGCTCTCGGACCGGGTTCTCGGTTTCCCAAGGGCCAGGGCCGCCGGCCAACTCCGTTGCGGCCCCTTGTCCACCTCCGAGCCCGGCAAGCGCGACCGCCGCTGGCCCAGCCGCCAAGCCCGAACAAACGAAACTCGCCGCGGTACCCGGTACCGGACCTCCGATTACCACGACGCCCGATGACGCCATGGATATCGCGACCAGTCCTCCGCCTCCCAAGAAGCTGAAGACTTCTGCTTCCGAGCCAAAG GACATGTCCGACGTGTGTGTCGGGACCAGCGTGGGGACTATTACCGAACCAGAATGTTTAGGACCCTGCGAACCTGGAACGTCGGTGACGCTCGAGGGCATCGTTTGGCACGAAACCGAAGGAG GTGTACTAGTTGTGAATGTAACTTGGCGAGGAAAAACATACGTGGGCACGTTACTAGATTGCACTCGCCACGACTGGGCACCACCAAGATTCTGCGATTCTCCGACGAGCGATCTCGATGCTCGAACGCCGAAGGGGCGTGGCAAGCGTGGAAGAGCCGCTGCAAATTCGACCCCAGGCAACGATTTGAGCAACTTTACGGAAACGAGAAGTTCGGTACACAGTAAATTACGAAATGGCGGCGCGAAAGGACGCCGCGGAGCGCAAGGTTCACCAGCGGCGAGTCCGAGTCCAGCTGCTTTCGTCCCACCGCGGCCAGATCCAGCGGCGAAACGGAAATCTCGCGGCCCGGAAGAAGAAGACAAAAACAAGAGGCGTGCACCTCCGCCTACGCCTCCCAGTGGATCCCCACCGGCAAGTCCGGTACTGCTCGAGTGTCCCGAGCCAAATTGCAACAAAAAGTACAAACACATCAATGGACTGAAGTATCATCAAAGTCACGCGCATGGGTCGGCGGACGACGATGATACGAAAGAAGGCATCACGAGTATGTCGGAAAATGACGAGAGCAATATCGAGGCTCCGAGTCCAGCGACACCGGTCAAGTCGCCCGCTGACAAGCCCGAGGGTACGCCACTCAGGTCAGCTAGTCCTCCGACGACTAGTCTTCCGCCAGAAACACCACCGCCTCCACCTCGTGTTCCTTCACCGAGTACAGAATCGCCAGCAGCCGTTCTCGCCTCGGACAAGAGTATCGTAAAGCCGGGTGTTCTCAGATTCGGCCAAGATGATTTACCTGCTCCATCTTCGACGATACCGACCTCGGTGAGACAACAGGCcgtgcagcagcagcagcagcaacagcagcagcagcaacagcagcaacagcatcagcagcagcaacagcagcagcagcagcagcagcagcagcagcaatcgCAACAACAACAGAATCAGTCGCTGTTGGGTAGTTGTTCGAATTCGCCGCAAAGTCCTCGACCGAGTCAATCGCCTAGACCGGTACCATCGCCTCACCCGAGCGTGAATATCCCCCAGCCGTTGAATATTCCGCAACCTCCTCAGCCGTCCCAGATTTCGCAACATCAACAACAAAATTCTCTTCTGCAACAAAGTCAGCAGTCGCTGCAATCTGGTCAGTCTTCAGCGCCTCAGCAGCTCGTATCGAATCAACAATCTCAACAGTTGCAGCCGGCCGttcagcaacaacagcagcaattACCGGCTACGCACCAACTCTCTGTGCAACATTCGTTGTCGGCACAACTCGGACAACAGCCGACGCAAGCTCACATGGTGCAACAGGCCGGgctgcagcagcagcaacaaccacAAGCGGCTGGATTGCAAGGGATCGCGAGTCAACATCCAGGCTTGCAGGGTCTTACGAGTCAAGTGTCTCAACAAGCGACAGGTCTGCAGACGGCGCCGCCTCCACAAGCGGGTCACCCCGGTCAAACTGTCCAGTCACATTTGCAACCATATCAGAGCGTCTCGTTGCAcgcaaaaatgccacagtttaagGTTAAGCCAACCGCAGCGCTTATGCCCGAGCAAGATAAGAACAAAGATCCGCGAACAGCAAAGCCACAAGGGTATAAGAAGAAATCGAGAAAATCGCCTGGTGGTAGTCCTCATCCATCGCCGTTAGAGGCGCCAATCGTCGATTCCACCAGAGAAGACGTTCAAAGTCCTGCTTATTCGGATATATCGGATGACGCGGCACCGGTGCTCGAAGCGGAACCCACCGACAAATCGAAGCAGAGTCAAGAGAAGGATGGAAAGGCTACCGCGGCTACTCATTTGCCGGCCCACTTCAGCATGTATCCCTATTACGGACAACCACCGTACCTGGTGCCAAGCGTGCAAGACAGCAAATCGGTCGATCCAAAACCGAACGATCTCGCGCCGAAGCAAGAGATAAAACCGTTAAATATACCGCAGATGCCGACGATAGCTAGTTTGCAGAGCGTCGTGGCGGAAAAGGAGAAGAAAGAGCTTGGTCAATCGGTGCAGCAGCCGCAGCAGCAGCCGCATTATTATGGAAGCTATGGCGGTTACATGCCACCAGGATATCCGTATCAACCTCCGCAGCCGGTTtcgcagcaacaacaacagcaacagcagcagcaacaacaacagcaaacgcaacagcagcagcaacaacaacaacagcagcagcagcagcagcagcagcagcagcagcagcagcagcaacaggcgCAGGAGCAAGATATGCACGAACAGAAGGCAAAAATCAAACAGGAGCCGCAGTCGCAGCAGTCTAGTTTGAAGGACAAACAACACGAGAACCATCAGATACTAAAGGAGAGTATCGAAATGAAGAGTCAAATGAGTCCATACCACGTGTATCATAGTTCTCAAAGTCAAAGAACGGTCCCACCCCCTCCTCCTCCTGGGCCGATGCAAGACGATCGTAGGTATTATTTGTATCCAGGGGAAAATCAGAGGCGAAAAGAGGAAACGAGTAAGCAGAGTCAACAGGCGAAAGTGCCTCCGCCAAGTCCGAAGCATCAGCCGAAACAGGAGAAGGGTCAGGATCTGGGGAAGAACGAGGATTCGAAGAGTAAACAGGAGGGCGTGAAACCAACTATGGAGACGCAAGGTCCTCCACCACCTACCTCGCAGTACGCGTATATCCATCCGAGCTACATGCAGCCGCAGCACTATGGCGCGTTGCCTTTCGATCCTGGTCACCCCGTCTATCGTGGACTGAGCCCGATGCTGGTCCCAGGACCGTACACCGGTAACCCGTACCTCCATCAATTGCCGAGGTACCACGCACCGGAGGATCTGAGCAGGCCGCCCGGCGGTAAAGCTTTGGATTTGCTTCAACACCATGCCAATCAGTATTATTCGGCGCACAAGATACATGAACTTCAAGAACGTGCGCTCAAGTCTCCAACACCGAAGACGTCAGCGGCTTCAGCGAGTCCGTCGTCGGCGGGGCCGACGCCGTCGCGTCCGCCGAGCGGGCCGCCGAGCTCGGTTGCAGGCCCCGGCCCGCCTCAACCTCAGGGTCAACAACCAACGACCAAACAGCAAAGTCAGTCTGGGGGTCAGCAACCGCAGCAGCAACCATCCGTCGACGCCGGAACTGGGTCCTTGCCAAAAGACAATAGATCGCCTCCACCCCAGCGACATGTGCATACTCATCATCACACGCACGTGGGCCTAGGCTATCCTCTATTGACTGGACAATATCCCGCCCCTTACGGAG CGGCAATGCTGGCGAGTCAGCAGGCCGCCGCGGTAGCCGCATCGGTGATCTCGCCATTCCCGCCCAAGTGA